A DNA window from Haliovirga abyssi contains the following coding sequences:
- the lepA gene encoding translation elongation factor 4 — translation MGNSSNKRNFSIIAHIDHGKSTLADRILEYTGTVSKREMKEQLLDKMDLEREKGITIKAQAVTLFYDAKDGKNYELNLIDTPGHVDFIYEVSRSLAACEGAILVVDATQGVEAQTLANVYLALENNLEIIPVINKIDLPNADVEKVKNEIEEVIGLDAQDAVLTSAKTGIGIVDLLEAIVNRIPVPKDSSNEPLRGLIFDSHFDDYRGVVTYIRVMDGVVKKGDKIKVMSTGKEFDILEVGIFSPNMHPTSKLEAGDVGYIISGIKNINDTRVGDTITLIKNPATEPLEGYRQVQPMVFAGLYPLSTDDYEDLRDAISKLQLNDASLLFEPETSSVLGFGFRVGFLGLLHMEIIIERLRREHNIDLISTAPSVIYRVTMDSGEVMEIDNPMNLPKLGIKYIEEPFVKGTIIVPKEFVGNVMELCQQKRGIYKSMEYLDEMRTMISYELPLAEIVIDFYDKLKSRTKGYASFEYEFIGYKESKLVKVDILVSENIVDAFSFIVHSENAYYRGRAMVEKLKEVIPRQQFEVPIQAAMGSRIIARETIRAMRKNVLAKCYGGDISRKRKLLEKQKEGKKRMKSIGNVEIPQEAFLSVLKLD, via the coding sequence TTGGGAAATAGTAGTAATAAAAGAAATTTTTCTATCATAGCTCATATTGATCACGGAAAATCAACATTAGCAGATAGAATCTTAGAGTATACAGGAACCGTTTCAAAGAGAGAAATGAAAGAACAACTTTTAGATAAAATGGACTTGGAAAGAGAAAAAGGAATAACTATAAAAGCACAGGCCGTAACACTATTTTATGATGCAAAAGATGGTAAAAACTACGAATTAAATTTAATAGATACTCCAGGACATGTGGATTTTATCTATGAAGTGTCAAGATCTCTTGCTGCTTGTGAAGGTGCTATATTAGTAGTGGATGCAACACAAGGGGTAGAAGCTCAAACATTAGCAAATGTTTATTTAGCTTTAGAAAATAATTTGGAAATTATACCTGTTATAAATAAAATTGATTTACCTAATGCAGATGTCGAAAAAGTTAAAAATGAAATTGAAGAAGTAATAGGATTAGATGCACAAGATGCAGTATTAACAAGCGCTAAAACAGGGATAGGAATTGTTGATTTACTTGAAGCTATTGTTAATAGAATTCCTGTACCTAAAGATAGTTCAAATGAGCCATTGAGAGGTTTAATATTCGATTCGCATTTTGATGATTATAGAGGTGTAGTTACTTATATTAGAGTTATGGATGGAGTCGTAAAAAAAGGGGATAAAATAAAAGTAATGTCTACAGGTAAAGAGTTTGATATTTTAGAAGTAGGAATTTTTTCACCTAATATGCATCCAACTTCTAAACTTGAGGCTGGAGATGTTGGATATATAATATCAGGAATAAAAAATATAAATGATACTAGAGTTGGAGATACTATTACACTAATTAAAAATCCTGCCACTGAACCTTTAGAAGGATATAGACAAGTTCAACCAATGGTCTTTGCTGGATTATATCCTCTTTCTACAGACGATTATGAAGATTTAAGAGACGCAATTTCAAAGCTGCAATTAAATGATGCTTCATTATTATTTGAGCCAGAAACTTCTTCAGTATTAGGCTTTGGGTTTAGAGTTGGATTTTTAGGACTTTTACATATGGAAATTATCATAGAAAGATTAAGAAGAGAACATAATATAGATCTTATTTCTACAGCTCCTAGTGTTATTTATAGAGTAACTATGGATTCTGGAGAGGTAATGGAAATTGATAATCCAATGAATTTACCTAAATTAGGTATAAAATATATTGAAGAACCTTTTGTAAAAGGAACAATTATTGTTCCAAAAGAATTTGTGGGAAATGTTATGGAACTATGCCAACAAAAAAGAGGGATTTATAAAAGTATGGAATATTTAGATGAAATGAGAACTATGATTAGTTATGAATTACCTCTAGCAGAAATAGTAATAGATTTTTATGATAAACTTAAATCAAGAACAAAGGGGTATGCTTCGTTTGAATATGAATTTATTGGATATAAAGAGTCAAAATTAGTAAAAGTAGATATATTGGTAAGTGAAAATATCGTTGATGCCTTTTCATTTATAGTTCATTCAGAAAATGCTTATTATAGAGGTAGAGCTATGGTTGAAAAATTAAAAGAGGTTATTCCAAGACAACAGTTTGAGGTACCAATACAAGCTGCTATGGGTAGTAGAATAATAGCAAGAGAAACAATTAGAGCAATGAGAAAAAATGTATTGGCTAAATGTTATGGGGGAGATATTTCAAGAAAAAGAAAATTATTAGAAAAACAAAAAGAGGGAAAAAAGAGAATGAAATCAATAGGAAACGTTGAAATACCACAAGAAGCATTCTTATCGGTTTTAAAATTAGATTAA
- a CDS encoding 7-carboxy-7-deazaguanine synthase QueE: MKYKINEIFQSLQGEGHNTGKNVVFVRLSGCDLSCDWCDTKYHVNFTEMTEKDILEKVEKIRENKSVIITGGEPTIQNLLPLLEVLKKEGYWIGIETNGNNLIKAEKEYIDYISMSPKSKTKLKNVDELRVVNDNITVDELINYENEINAKYYFISPLDDGEDINYKSTIKLLGEINEVSKKQWRLSLQMHKLSGIV, from the coding sequence ATGAAGTATAAAATAAATGAAATATTTCAAAGCCTTCAAGGCGAAGGACATAATACAGGGAAAAATGTAGTTTTTGTAAGACTTTCTGGTTGTGATTTATCATGTGATTGGTGTGATACAAAATACCATGTTAATTTTACAGAAATGACCGAAAAGGATATTTTAGAAAAAGTAGAAAAAATAAGAGAGAATAAATCTGTGATTATAACTGGTGGAGAGCCAACTATACAAAATTTATTACCATTGTTAGAAGTATTAAAAAAAGAAGGATATTGGATAGGAATAGAAACAAATGGAAATAATTTGATAAAAGCAGAAAAAGAATATATTGATTATATATCTATGTCACCGAAAAGTAAAACTAAGTTGAAAAATGTGGATGAACTTAGAGTTGTAAATGATAATATAACAGTTGATGAATTAATAAACTATGAGAATGAAATTAATGCTAAATATTATTTTATATCTCCTTTAGATGATGGAGAAGATATTAATTATAAAAGTACCATTAAGTTGTTAGGGGAGATAAACGAAGTTAGTAAAAAACAATGGAGATTAAGTTTGCAAATGCACAAACTTTCTGGAATAGTTTAG
- the rlmN gene encoding 23S rRNA (adenine(2503)-C(2))-methyltransferase RlmN → MNQNKKNLLNFRYPELEKFLLDLGFKKFNAKQIFKWLHQRTVRKIEDMTDISLKNRELLYEKAYIPYLNVLDYQVSKVDNTEKYLFELEDKSTIETVLIKHKERKTVCISTQVGCPVKCAFCATGQSGFKRNLELDEILNQVYTINSRLQKKGESITNLVFMGMGEPLLNINNLIESIYIFSDENGLNISKRKITISTSGIIPGIERLLEERLPVGLAISLHATTNEQRDQIIPINVKYPLDDLMPVLHEYQKMTKRRISFEYILIKDFNVTDRDSSQLADIVSAFDHILNLIPYNSVDGVLLERPSEKKILRFYKYLRDIRKINVTIRKEKGTDIDGACGQLRDRNRS, encoded by the coding sequence ATGAATCAAAACAAAAAAAATCTATTAAATTTTAGATATCCTGAGCTTGAAAAGTTTTTATTAGATCTTGGATTCAAAAAATTTAACGCAAAACAAATTTTCAAATGGCTTCATCAAAGAACAGTAAGAAAGATTGAGGATATGACAGATATTTCTCTGAAAAATAGAGAGCTTCTCTATGAAAAAGCATATATCCCTTATCTTAATGTACTAGACTATCAAGTCTCAAAAGTTGATAATACAGAAAAATATCTTTTTGAATTAGAGGACAAAAGTACTATTGAAACCGTATTAATAAAACATAAGGAAAGAAAAACTGTATGTATATCTACTCAAGTTGGTTGCCCTGTAAAATGTGCTTTTTGTGCTACAGGTCAAAGTGGATTTAAAAGAAATCTTGAATTAGATGAAATTTTAAATCAAGTTTACACAATTAATTCTAGGCTTCAAAAAAAAGGTGAATCTATAACGAATTTAGTTTTTATGGGAATGGGAGAACCTTTATTAAATATAAATAATTTAATTGAATCTATTTATATTTTTTCTGACGAAAATGGATTAAATATATCAAAGCGTAAAATAACTATTTCTACATCTGGTATAATTCCTGGAATTGAAAGATTATTAGAAGAAAGATTACCAGTAGGTTTAGCTATATCTTTACATGCAACTACCAACGAACAAAGAGATCAAATTATTCCAATAAATGTAAAATATCCTTTAGATGATTTAATGCCGGTATTGCATGAATATCAAAAGATGACTAAAAGACGTATTAGTTTTGAATATATTTTAATAAAAGATTTTAATGTAACTGATAGAGATTCTTCTCAATTAGCTGATATTGTATCTGCATTTGATCATATTCTTAATTTAATACCTTATAATTCAGTTGATGGCGTTTTATTAGAAAGACCTAGCGAAAAGAAAATTCTTAGATTTTATAAATATTTAAGAGATATTAGAAAAATTAATGTTACGATTAGAAAAGAAAAAGGAACCGATATAGATGGAGCTTGTGGACAATTAAGAGATCGAAATAGGAGTTGA
- a CDS encoding M3 family oligoendopeptidase, which yields MNKIEKKPRKYFSEEFKIDEWEELEVELKRLVEKKINSELELEEFMKEYSELGNILSETMGKKYIAMTCNANEPKYSEEFNKFYAEIVSKTEPYFFNIKKKVVESEYFDMLDKEKYTHLKKLLKNDIELFREENIPLFIKEQELSNKYGEYFSQLTVEFDGKKQTLTQMSKYYKEPNREIREKAWRKVSEKLKESRDKFEELFDELKKIRIEIAKNAGFDNYRDYMHKAKGRFSYSVDDIFEFYDSVKATILPLLKKLHKEKAEKLNLEKLRPWDTSVDVDGKILKPFKTADELVEKSIKVLRNIDEEFGDKLELMKNSKLLDLDNREGKAPGGYNYPLNETGAAFIFMNSIGLHSDVTTLLHESGHAMHSFATANIEIGEYANAPSEIAELASMSMELITLDYLNEYYDNIEDIKKAKKEQLERTLDILPWVMIIDKFQQWIYTEPNHSADERDAYFDSLMQEYATDVDWSNLEIYRKIVWLRQLHIFEVPFYYIEYSISQLGAIAIYKNYKENREETIKNYKEFLKLGYSKDMKTVYETAGIKFDFSKEYIGELAEFIKNELEEI from the coding sequence ATGAATAAAATAGAAAAGAAACCAAGAAAATATTTTTCAGAAGAATTTAAAATAGATGAATGGGAAGAACTAGAAGTTGAGTTAAAGAGATTAGTAGAGAAGAAGATAAATAGTGAATTAGAATTAGAAGAGTTTATGAAAGAGTATAGTGAATTAGGAAATATATTAAGTGAGACAATGGGGAAAAAATATATAGCTATGACTTGTAATGCTAATGAACCAAAATATTCTGAAGAATTTAATAAATTTTACGCAGAAATAGTATCGAAAACTGAACCTTATTTTTTTAATATAAAGAAAAAAGTAGTTGAAAGTGAATATTTTGATATGCTTGATAAAGAAAAATATACTCATTTAAAAAAACTTTTAAAAAACGATATTGAACTTTTTAGAGAAGAGAATATCCCTTTATTTATAAAAGAACAAGAGTTATCAAATAAATATGGCGAATATTTTTCTCAATTGACAGTTGAATTTGATGGTAAAAAACAAACATTAACTCAAATGTCAAAATATTATAAAGAACCAAATAGAGAAATTAGAGAAAAAGCATGGCGAAAAGTTTCTGAGAAATTGAAAGAATCAAGAGATAAATTTGAAGAACTATTTGATGAATTAAAAAAAATAAGAATAGAAATAGCTAAAAATGCTGGATTTGATAATTATAGAGATTATATGCATAAAGCTAAAGGTAGATTTAGTTATAGTGTAGATGATATATTTGAATTTTATGATTCAGTAAAAGCAACAATTTTACCATTATTAAAAAAACTGCATAAAGAAAAAGCAGAAAAATTAAATTTAGAAAAATTAAGACCTTGGGATACATCAGTCGATGTAGATGGAAAAATATTAAAACCTTTTAAAACAGCAGATGAATTAGTTGAAAAATCTATTAAAGTTTTGAGAAATATAGATGAAGAATTTGGGGATAAACTAGAATTAATGAAAAACAGCAAATTATTAGATTTGGATAATAGAGAAGGGAAAGCTCCAGGTGGTTATAATTATCCATTAAATGAGACAGGAGCAGCTTTTATATTTATGAATTCAATAGGATTACATAGTGATGTAACTACGTTATTACATGAATCAGGTCATGCAATGCACTCTTTTGCTACTGCAAATATAGAAATAGGTGAATATGCTAACGCTCCAAGTGAAATTGCAGAATTAGCTTCAATGTCAATGGAATTAATAACATTAGATTATTTAAATGAATATTATGATAATATAGAAGATATAAAAAAAGCTAAAAAAGAACAGTTAGAAAGAACATTAGATATATTGCCATGGGTTATGATTATAGATAAATTCCAACAATGGATATATACAGAGCCCAACCATTCAGCAGATGAAAGAGATGCATATTTTGATAGCTTAATGCAAGAATATGCTACTGATGTTGATTGGAGTAATTTAGAAATATATAGAAAAATAGTTTGGTTAAGACAATTACATATATTTGAGGTTCCTTTTTATTATATAGAGTATTCAATATCTCAATTAGGAGCAATCGCAATTTATAAAAATTACAAAGAAAACAGGGAAGAGACTATAAAAAATTACAAAGAATTTTTAAAATTAGGATATTCTAAAGATATGAAAACAGTTTATGAAACAGCTGGAATAAAATTTGATTTTTCTAAAGAATATATTGGAGAATTAGCTGAATTTATAAAAAATGAATTGGAAGAGATATAA
- a CDS encoding 6-pyruvoyl trahydropterin synthase family protein yields MYYVEKTLEISASHKLNLTYESKCENLHGHNWIITIYCKSAELNEDGMVIDFTHIKKLVKEKMDHHNLNDIFDFNPSAENIANWIVNTVPKCYKAKVKESEGNVAIYEV; encoded by the coding sequence ATGTATTATGTAGAAAAAACATTAGAAATTTCTGCTAGTCACAAATTAAATTTAACATATGAAAGTAAGTGTGAAAATTTGCATGGGCACAATTGGATTATTACCATCTATTGTAAAAGTGCTGAATTAAATGAGGATGGAATGGTAATTGATTTTACTCATATTAAAAAATTAGTAAAAGAAAAAATGGATCATCATAATTTAAATGATATATTTGATTTTAATCCATCTGCTGAAAACATAGCAAATTGGATAGTAAATACAGTTCCAAAATGTTATAAAGCCAAAGTAAAAGAGAGCGAAGGGAATGTAGCTATTTATGAAGTATAA
- a CDS encoding transglycosylase domain-containing protein codes for MLKKINKIILFIIGISFLIVFAFSSFLILKAYKQLPDVSKLVEQYNPVVPTIIYDTNGLIIDKIYRENREIVSINKIPKYTQYAFVAIEDRKFFRHHGFDLFRLLKSVVTAPKYILAHRNIPGGSTITQQLAKNAFLTTERKIIRKVKEAIITIEIERKYTKDEILEKYLNEIPFASGAYGIETASKLYFRKDVEQLNIAESAFLAGIPNRPSKYSPYLHLNNTIKRQRLILKQMFKFKFINKKQYEEALNYKIKVSPKPKKNYRAPSFTDIVTKKIFKLFPENEIYGGGLKIYTTLNLKMQQTAEEVFKNNRYLKKYKDLNGALVTIDSNTGYVEAIIGGKNYITGNFNRAIRGKRQPGSSFKPFLYFTALRKNYQMNLIVEDSKIKIGNWEPKNYSSKFRKNMTILQGMEKSVNIIAIKLLKKLIIKNVIATARLAGITVDIPYNLTIALGSFSISPFQLANAYCVFSNGGFTVKPIFIKKVVNRYGKIVYESKIKKEKVFDKTNISLITHMLQNVVWNGSGRHANIGIDQGGKTGTTNNSTNAWFSGITADFVTTLYIGYDNNKPMPKYMTGGGVAAPIWGKYVKTLIDKKIYKPNKFEFLQQELKNKKIEYKIIDNQNGLLSDKSSTSKIKALFKMGYAPIEKAGKYKNGIEALLPKNEPVQKDKDENLKKEFEINNIINSFIN; via the coding sequence GTGTTAAAAAAAATTAATAAAATTATATTATTTATTATAGGTATATCTTTTTTAATAGTTTTTGCTTTTAGCAGCTTTTTAATTCTAAAAGCATATAAACAGCTTCCTGATGTTTCTAAATTAGTGGAACAATATAATCCTGTTGTTCCGACTATCATATATGATACGAATGGATTAATCATTGATAAAATCTATAGAGAAAATAGGGAAATTGTTTCTATAAACAAAATCCCTAAATATACTCAATATGCTTTCGTAGCAATTGAAGACAGAAAGTTTTTTAGACATCACGGTTTTGACCTTTTCAGATTGTTAAAGTCTGTTGTTACTGCGCCTAAATATATTTTAGCACATAGAAATATTCCAGGTGGAAGTACAATTACACAACAACTAGCTAAAAATGCGTTTTTAACCACTGAAAGGAAAATTATTAGAAAAGTAAAAGAAGCCATAATAACTATAGAAATTGAAAGAAAATATACAAAAGATGAAATTTTAGAAAAATATTTAAATGAGATTCCTTTTGCTTCTGGTGCTTATGGTATTGAGACAGCTTCTAAATTATATTTTAGAAAAGATGTTGAACAGTTGAATATTGCTGAATCTGCTTTTTTAGCAGGGATACCAAATAGACCTAGTAAATATTCGCCATATTTGCATTTGAATAATACTATAAAAAGGCAACGTCTTATATTAAAACAGATGTTTAAATTTAAATTTATAAATAAAAAGCAATATGAAGAAGCTTTGAACTATAAAATCAAAGTTAGTCCTAAACCTAAAAAAAATTATAGGGCTCCATCTTTTACAGATATTGTAACAAAAAAAATATTTAAGCTTTTTCCAGAAAATGAAATTTATGGCGGCGGTTTAAAAATATACACTACATTAAATTTAAAAATGCAGCAAACTGCAGAAGAAGTTTTTAAAAATAATCGTTACTTAAAAAAATATAAAGATTTAAATGGAGCTTTAGTTACAATAGATTCTAATACTGGATATGTTGAAGCCATTATTGGAGGAAAAAATTATATTACTGGAAATTTTAATAGAGCTATAAGAGGTAAAAGACAACCTGGGTCGTCATTTAAACCTTTTTTATATTTTACTGCTCTTAGAAAAAATTATCAGATGAATTTAATTGTAGAAGATTCAAAAATTAAAATAGGAAACTGGGAACCTAAAAATTATTCTTCTAAATTTAGAAAAAATATGACAATTTTGCAAGGAATGGAAAAATCTGTAAATATAATTGCTATAAAGCTATTAAAAAAATTGATAATTAAAAATGTTATAGCTACTGCAAGATTAGCTGGAATTACTGTTGATATTCCTTACAATTTAACTATTGCACTTGGTTCTTTTTCTATATCTCCGTTTCAATTAGCAAATGCTTATTGCGTATTTTCTAATGGTGGATTTACAGTAAAACCTATTTTTATAAAAAAAGTTGTAAATAGATATGGTAAAATTGTATATGAATCTAAAATAAAAAAAGAAAAGGTATTTGATAAAACTAACATTTCACTTATAACACATATGTTACAAAACGTTGTATGGAACGGTTCAGGACGACATGCTAATATTGGAATAGACCAAGGTGGTAAAACAGGAACTACAAATAATTCTACAAATGCTTGGTTTTCAGGTATTACTGCTGATTTTGTTACAACTTTATACATTGGTTATGATAATAACAAACCAATGCCCAAATATATGACTGGTGGAGGAGTAGCTGCTCCCATTTGGGGTAAATATGTAAAAACGCTTATTGATAAAAAAATATATAAGCCTAATAAATTTGAATTTTTGCAACAAGAATTAAAAAATAAAAAAATAGAATATAAAATTATAGATAATCAAAATGGATTGCTTTCAGATAAAAGTTCTACTTCAAAAATAAAAGCTTTATTTAAAATGGGATATGCTCCAATTGAAAAAGCTGGAAAATATAAAAATGGAATAGAAGCATTATTACCAAAAAATGAACCTGTTCAAAAAGATAAAGATGAAAATTTAAAAAAAGAATTTGAAATTAATAATATTATAAATAGTTTTATAAATTAA